The proteins below are encoded in one region of Hordeum vulgare subsp. vulgare chromosome 3H, MorexV3_pseudomolecules_assembly, whole genome shotgun sequence:
- the LOC123440027 gene encoding uncharacterized protein LOC123440027 has translation MAVTSLQLPSPIHWLTPARNGCTRTRPRATLVSCKHNQSTIVQEASRTSRRGTVAYISSALFAMFMVAERAEARTSKQENKRKVMEKLEKIREEALGSMEKKENTSKESVANLLIPPTLVDAYI, from the exons ATGGCCGTCACTTCTCTGCAGCTGCCCTCTCCGATCCACTGGCTTACTCCTGCTAGAAATGGCTGCACCCGCACAAGGCCGCGCGCTACTCTTGTTAGCTGTAAACATAACCAG TCAACCATTGTCCAAGAAGCAAGCAGGACATCTCGTAGAGGTACCGTGGCATACATTTCGTCTGCTTTGTTTGCAATGTTCATGGTGGCTGAACGTGCTGAAGCAAGAACCTCCAAACAAGAGAACAAGAGGAAAGTAATGGAGAAGCTGGAGAAGATCCGGGAGGAGGCACTAGGCTCAATGGAGAAGAAAGAGAACACGAGTAAGGAGTCTGTGGCGAACTTGCTAATCCCtcctactttggtcgatgcttacATCTGA